One genomic region from Geotrypetes seraphini chromosome 13, aGeoSer1.1, whole genome shotgun sequence encodes:
- the LOC117347236 gene encoding uncharacterized protein LOC117347236 — translation MEVITSQRGREHWVNEGYRYRRDRVMADGSTSWRCVRRDCVGRRKRLVDGSSVEITAHVHAPNNARIEADRMMGDIRERAVATVERPRQIIHGTTAGTSLEAATLLPAYTSMQRTVNRKRNAGHLAMGNPRCIRDIQIPEPLQRSTRGEQLLLWDSGENDERRIFIFTTESNLEVLEQHGHWFMDGTFKVAPHLFVQVFTIHAFVDNRALPMVYVLLNSKREEDYERVLRKLLETRNTLAPLTILMDFERASLQAARTVFPNATVSGCLFHLGQSLWRRIQHEGLTASYRDEERVRMFTKMLLALSFVPVDDVAECFQTLEESRPDELTLVYDYWEDNYIGRLRPNGRRVPPFPIPLWNMRSRVEDGLPRTNNSVEGWHHAFQSSVACHHPTIFKLLEHIQREQDHTEQLLARFQAGNRAPPSSKSTYVRVTQRLTTLLPTYGQTPLFQYLRGIAHNLEL, via the coding sequence ATGGAAGTAATAACTTCACAGCGTGGGAGAGAGCACTGGGTTAATGAGGGCTATCGATATCGGCGTGACCGAGTGATGGCAGACGGATCCACGTCCTGGAGGTGTGTGCGCCGTGACTGtgtgggaagaagaaagaggctcGTTGATGGATCTTCTGTTGAGATAACGGCGCATGTGCATGCACCCAACAATGCTAGAATTGAAGCTGATCGAATGATGGGAGACATACGTGAAAGAGCTGTGGCTACGGTTGAAAGGCCACGTCAGATCATTCATGGCACAACAGCTGGTACAAGTTTAGAAGCCGCTACATTATTGCCTGCATACACCTCCATGCAGAGAACAgttaatagaaagagaaatgcaggCCATCTAGCAATGGGTAATCCCAGGTGCATAAGAGACATACAAATTCCTGAGCCGCTACAAAGAAGCACACGTGGTGAACAATTACTGTTGTGGGATTCAGGTGAAAATGATGAAAGACGCATATTCATTTTCACTACAGAATCTAATCTTGAGGTGTTGGAGCAACATGGACATTGGTTCATGGATGGGACATTCAAAGTTGCCCCCCATTTGTTTGTCCAAGTCTTTACCATCCATGCATTTGTAGACAATCGTGCACTTCCCATGGTCTACGTGTTGTTGAACAGTAAAAGGGAGGAGGACTATGAACGTGTGTTGAGGAAACTGCTGGAAACCAGAAACACGTTGGCACCATTGACAATCTTGATGGACTTTGAGAGAGCAAGTCTGCAAGCTGCCCGCACTGTATTTCCCAATGCTACAGTTTCTGGCTGCCTGTTCCATCTGGGTCAATCATTGTGGCGCAGAATTCAACATGAGGGACTGACCGCCAGCTATAGAGATGAGGAGAGAGTAAGAATGTTCACCAAAATGCTGTTAGCATTAAGTTTTGTTCCTGTGGATGATGTTGCTGAGTGTTTCCAGACCTTGGAGGAGAGTCGACCAGATGAACTGACCCTGGTGTATGACTATTGGGAAGACAATTACATCGGGAGATTGCGGCCAAATGGGAGACGGGTGCCACCTTTTCCTATTCCTCTGTGGAATATGCGCTCCCGTGTGGAAGATGGACTGCCTCGGACCAATAATTCCGTTGAAGGTTGGCACCATGCATTTCAATCCTCTGTTGCATGCCACCATCCAACCATCTTTAAACTCCTTGAACATATACAGCGTGAGCAAGATCACACAGAACAGCTGCTTGCTCGATTCCAGGCTGGTAACCGCGCACCACCCAGCAGTAAGAGCACGTATGTGAGAGTGACGCAAAGACTAACAACGCTGCTGCCAACATATGGACAAACACCTCTCTTTCAATATCTCCGTGGTATAGCACATAATCTGGAACTGTAG